A genomic segment from Corylus avellana chromosome ca5, CavTom2PMs-1.0 encodes:
- the LOC132183124 gene encoding F-box protein At3g07870-like, whose product MSTYLPEDLVLKILSRLPPKSLLRFRSVCKSWLSLIGTPNYVSKNLLNHSILTTTAAHQLLLVKRTAASIPRTDTCSFLSYQTLSSASQTPRILPIQSLHGLTIVGSCNGLLCLFDYLAGGEIFVWNPATSELNALPGASRVETVSFGFDHKRNEFKVVRIRYVMNREMPIPRLIWGLPAFRLDLVAEVYRLRSGGSWRKLAVDGEVPDSNTPNSRSRWAYANGVCFWWTSLHMEHEKIIAFDVSKEVFRTTPLPDASVLGRRSDVRSLTVLNESVAMLVVRNESKWEGKSFDLWVLLEFGVKESWTQLLRIEALPGLEWPLGFWKNGELFMENREGQLVYYDPFTKTVTKVEVDENYINSVKESLQVLPYTPTSHSIHGGRG is encoded by the coding sequence ATGTCGACCTATCTCCCGGAGGACCTGGTTCTCAAAATCCTCTCCAGGCTGCCTCCAAAGTCTCTTCTCCGATTCAGATCCGTCTGCAAATCCTGGCTCTCCCTCATCGGCACCCCCAATTACGTATCCAAAAACCTCCTCAACCACTCCATTCTCACCACCACCGCCGCCCATCAGCTCCTCCTCGTAAAACGCACTGCCGCATCGATTCCCAGAACGGACACTTGCTCTTTCCTCTCCTACCAAACCCTTTCCTCCGCCTCTCAAACCCCTCGAATTCTTCCCATACAAAGCCTACATGGGCTTACCATTGTGGGTTCCTGTAATGGCTTGCTCTGCCTCTTTGACTACCTCGCCGGCGGCGAAATTTTTGTCTGGAATCCCGCCACTTCAGAGCTGAACGCCCTGCCTGGCGCGTCCAGGGTGGAAACTGTTAGTTTTGGCTTCGACCACAAACGAAATGAGTTTAAGGTTGTGCGGATTCGTTATGTTATGAATCGTGAAATGCCGATTCCTCGTCTGATCTGGGGATTGCCGGCTTTTCGTCTGGACCTGGTAGCGGAGGTGTATAGGCTAAGAAGCGGCGGTTCTTGGAGAAAGCTTGCCGTCGATGGAGAGGTGCCCGATTCCAATACACCCAATTCACGGTCTCGGTGGGCATACGCAAATGGTGTTTGTTTCTGGTGGACGTCACTCCATATGGAGCATGAAAAGATAATTGCTTTCGATGTGAGCAAGGAGGTGTTCAGAACGACGCCGTTGCCGGACGCTAGTGTTCTTGGGAGGCGCAGTGATGTGAGGTCTCTCACGGTGCTAAACGAATCGGTGGCCATGCTTGTTGTGCGCAATGAAAGCAAATGGGAGGGGAAATCGTTTGATTTATGGGTTTTGCTTGAATTTGGTGTAAAGGAATCGTGGACTCAACTTCTGAGGATTGAAGCTCTCCCGGGTCTGGAATGGCCGTTGGGTTTTTGGAAGAACGGAGAATTGTTCATGGAGAACCGCGAGGGGCAGCTGGTTTATTATGACCCATTTACAAAAACTGTAACAAAAGTAGAGGTTGATGAGAATTATATTAATAGCGTAAAGGAATCTTTACAAGTTCTACCTTACACACCCACTTCTCATTCCATCCATGGAGGGAGGGGTTAA